Proteins from a single region of Balaenoptera acutorostrata chromosome 16, mBalAcu1.1, whole genome shotgun sequence:
- the RPS24 gene encoding 40S ribosomal protein S24 isoform X3: protein MNDTVTIRTRKFMTNRLLQRKQMVIDVLHPGKATVPKTEIREKLAKMYKTTPDVIFVFGFRTHFGGGKTTGFGMIYDSLDYAKKNEPKHRLARHGLYEKKKTSRKQRKERKNRMKKVRGTAKANVGAGKKKE from the exons ATG AACGACACGGTAACTATCCGGACAAGGAAGTTCATGACCAACCGACTACTTCAGCGGAAACAAATG GTCATCGATGTCCTTCATCCTGGGAAGGCAACAGTACCTAAGACAGAAATTCGGGAAAAACTAGCCAAAATGTACAAGACCACACCAGATGTCATCTTTGTGTTCGGATTCAGAACCCATTTTGGTGGTGGCAAGACAACTGGCTTTGGCATGATTTACGATTCCTTGGATTATGCAAAGAAGAATGAGCCCAAACACAGGCTTGCAAGA caTGGCCTgtatgagaagaaaaagacctcgAGAAAACAGCGGAAGGAACGcaagaacagaatgaagaaagtcAGGGGGACTGCAAAGGCCAATGTTGGTGCTGGCAAAAAG AAGGAATAA
- the RPS24 gene encoding 40S ribosomal protein S24 isoform X5 produces MNDTVTIRTRKFMTNRLLQRKQMVIDVLHPGKATVPKTEIREKLAKMYKTTPDVIFVFGFRTHFGGGKTTGFGMIYDSLDYAKKNEPKHRLARHGLYEKKKTSRKQRKERKNRMKKVRGTAKANVGAGKK; encoded by the exons ATG AACGACACGGTAACTATCCGGACAAGGAAGTTCATGACCAACCGACTACTTCAGCGGAAACAAATG GTCATCGATGTCCTTCATCCTGGGAAGGCAACAGTACCTAAGACAGAAATTCGGGAAAAACTAGCCAAAATGTACAAGACCACACCAGATGTCATCTTTGTGTTCGGATTCAGAACCCATTTTGGTGGTGGCAAGACAACTGGCTTTGGCATGATTTACGATTCCTTGGATTATGCAAAGAAGAATGAGCCCAAACACAGGCTTGCAAGA caTGGCCTgtatgagaagaaaaagacctcgAGAAAACAGCGGAAGGAACGcaagaacagaatgaagaaagtcAGGGGGACTGCAAAGGCCAATGTTGGTGCTGGCAAAAAG TGA
- the RPS24 gene encoding 40S ribosomal protein S24 isoform X4: MNDTVTIRTRKFMTNRLLQRKQMVIDVLHPGKATVPKTEIREKLAKMYKTTPDVIFVFGFRTHFGGGKTTGFGMIYDSLDYAKKNEPKHRLARHGLYEKKKTSRKQRKERKNRMKKVRGTAKANVGAGKKK; the protein is encoded by the exons ATG AACGACACGGTAACTATCCGGACAAGGAAGTTCATGACCAACCGACTACTTCAGCGGAAACAAATG GTCATCGATGTCCTTCATCCTGGGAAGGCAACAGTACCTAAGACAGAAATTCGGGAAAAACTAGCCAAAATGTACAAGACCACACCAGATGTCATCTTTGTGTTCGGATTCAGAACCCATTTTGGTGGTGGCAAGACAACTGGCTTTGGCATGATTTACGATTCCTTGGATTATGCAAAGAAGAATGAGCCCAAACACAGGCTTGCAAGA caTGGCCTgtatgagaagaaaaagacctcgAGAAAACAGCGGAAGGAACGcaagaacagaatgaagaaagtcAGGGGGACTGCAAAGGCCAATGTTGGTGCTGGCAAAAAG AAATGA
- the RPS24 gene encoding 40S ribosomal protein S24 isoform X2 has protein sequence MNDTVTIRTRKFMTNRLLQRKQMVIDVLHPGKATVPKTEIREKLAKMYKTTPDVIFVFGFRTHFGGGKTTGFGMIYDSLDYAKKNEPKHRLARHGLYEKKKTSRKQRKERKNRMKKVRGTAKANVGAGKKKVTCFEKPRNVAS, from the exons ATG AACGACACGGTAACTATCCGGACAAGGAAGTTCATGACCAACCGACTACTTCAGCGGAAACAAATG GTCATCGATGTCCTTCATCCTGGGAAGGCAACAGTACCTAAGACAGAAATTCGGGAAAAACTAGCCAAAATGTACAAGACCACACCAGATGTCATCTTTGTGTTCGGATTCAGAACCCATTTTGGTGGTGGCAAGACAACTGGCTTTGGCATGATTTACGATTCCTTGGATTATGCAAAGAAGAATGAGCCCAAACACAGGCTTGCAAGA caTGGCCTgtatgagaagaaaaagacctcgAGAAAACAGCGGAAGGAACGcaagaacagaatgaagaaagtcAGGGGGACTGCAAAGGCCAATGTTGGTGCTGGCAAAAAG AAGGTAACCTGTTTTGAGAAGCCACGTAACGTAGCATCTTAA